A genomic segment from Nitrosopumilus sp. K4 encodes:
- a CDS encoding response regulator has product MNKTILVAEDDIDLLKIYAEILEYNGFDVKTATDGEEAVSAYEEVSPGLVILDGDMPTMNGFEAFSTIIKKDKNANVVIVTGYSDFDKKCSNALQNGLISVVSKPIGLDKLLELARKYCNEFIFEK; this is encoded by the coding sequence ATGAACAAAACTATCTTAGTGGCTGAAGACGATATTGATTTACTAAAAATTTATGCTGAAATTTTAGAGTATAACGGATTTGATGTCAAAACTGCCACAGACGGAGAAGAGGCAGTATCAGCATATGAAGAGGTTTCTCCAGGATTGGTGATTTTAGATGGGGATATGCCTACTATGAATGGTTTTGAAGCATTTTCAACCATTATCAAAAAAGACAAAAATGCTAATGTGGTTATTGTTACCGGTTATTCTGATTTTGATAAAAAATGCAGTAATGCATTACAAAATGGATTAATTTCAGTGGTTTCAAAACCAATTGGGTTAGATAAGCTGTTAGAATTAGCTAGAAAATATTGTAATGAGTTTATTTTTGAGAAATAA